In a single window of the Drosophila albomicans strain 15112-1751.03 chromosome 3, ASM965048v2, whole genome shotgun sequence genome:
- the LOC117566846 gene encoding venom protease-like has translation MKLASHKVIALMITLAFIATPTLGYLNKSQELETPSTNNKCILSTGSLGQCVDISNCSIILNELKAEKVDPKIIKYVKDSNLICGQIGHNVCCPKDNSLVEPIPRRLPTEEEKCGKQRNVTFKKLIGGGKAKKGAWPWIALLAYDYGSSYQFKCGGSLITARHILTAAHCILNELKFVRLGEHDLSTEKEAQHVDINVVKKEVHPHYNRLTRRADLAIIYLERNVEFSEVIVPICLPNTPSLRAKSHVDLNPIIIGWRTTHGECESENIIHQVQVTVWENEVCRSSYSKLNQSFTEDQFDGAVLCAGDVRGGWEACLADSGGPLMAPELNGTTFKYYLIGVVAYGCGCDAQSAPAVYTSTQYFIDWIIEKVQDTP, from the exons ATGAAGTTAGCGTCACATAAAGTGATCGCGTTAATGATCACACTTGCATtcattgccacgcccactttggGGTACTTAAATAAATCGCAAG AATTGGAAACCCCATCCACAaacaataaatgcatattatcAACAGGATCGCTAGGCCAATGTGTCG atATCAGTAATTGTTCGATTATTCTAAACGAGCTGAAGGCAGAAAAGGTCGATCCTAAGATTATCAAATATGTGAAAGATTCGAATTTGATTTGTGGCCAGATTGGTCATAATGTCTGTTGTCCCAAAGATAACTCTTTAGTGGAGCCAATTCCACGTCGCTTACCCACCGAAGAAGAGAAATGTGGTAAACAAAGAAATGTTACATTCAAGAAGCTTATTGGAGGAGGCAAGGCCAAAAAAGGTGCTTGGCCATGGATTGCGCTACTCGCCTACGATTATGGATCCTCATATCAATTCAAGTGCGGTGGCAGCTTGATCACTGCGAGACATATTTTAACAGCAGCTCATTGCATACTTAATGAACT tAAATTTGTGCGCTTAGGTGAGCACGATCTCTCCACGGAGAAGGAGGCTCAACATGTGGACATAAATGTAGTTAAG AAAGAAGTTCATCCACATTACAATAGACTCACTCGTCGTGCTGATCTTGCGATCATATATTTGGAGCGTAACGTGGAGTTTTCTGAAGTAATTGTGCCCATTTGTTTGCCTAATACTCCTAGTCTGCGAGCAAAGTCGCATGTGGATTTGAATCCCATTATCATTGGGTGGCGCACAACTCATGGAGAATGTGAATCTGAGAATATCATACATCAGGTGCAAGTGACTGTTTGGGAAAATGAAGTCTGCCGAAGTAGTTATAGTAAATTGAATCAAAGTTTTACTGAGGATCAATTCGATGGCGCCGTTCTCTGTGCGGGTGATGTTCGTGGTGGATGGGAAGCTTGTCTAGCGGACTCTGGTGGTCCGCTCATGGCTCCCGAATTAAATGGAACCACATTTAAATACTATCTGATTGGAGTTGTGGCTTACGGCTGTGGCTGTGATGCGCAAAGTGCGCCTGCTGTTTATACGAGCACTCAGTACTTTATAGACTGGATAATCGAGAAGGTGCAGGACACGCCTTAA
- the LOC117572120 gene encoding venom protease-like encodes MKLMSCEVIALTIIFVYYATPILGYSNKTQELETPTTPSTTINNKCILSTGSAGECVDISKCPIILNELKTEKVDPKTIRYIRDSNLICGQIGHNVCCPKENSLVEPIPRRLPTEEEGCGKQINGFSKKIAGAFPASRNAWPWIALLAYTYGSSNLFKCGGTLITTRHVLTAAHCIRDELSFVRLGEHDLSTETDTKLVDINVVKKVVHPQFNSLSGRADLAIVYLERNVDFMDLIVPICLPTSPTLRSKSFVDLYPTIIGWSKTQEECQSVNILTANQVPVWENKVCRDSYAKFNRSYTEDQFDGATICAGNMGGGKDSCLADPGGPIMIPERYENNFRFYLIGVMAYGCECTTKNAPAIYTSTQYFMDWIIEKVEDTP; translated from the exons ATGAAGCTAATGTCATGTGAAGTGATCGCATTAACGATCATTTTCGTGTAttatgccacgcccattttGGGGTACTCGAATAAAACGCAAG AATTGGAAACTCCAACGACACCCTCAACAACcataaacaataaatgcatattatcAACGGGATCAGCCGGTGAATGTGTTG ATATCAGCAAATGTCCCATTATTCTGAATGAGCTAAAGACAGAAAAGGTCGATCCTAAAACTATCAGATATATAAGAGATTCGAACTTGATTTGTGGCCAGATTGGTCATAATGTCTGTTGTCCTAAAGAGAACTCTTTAGTTGAGCCAATTCCACGACGTTTGCCCACTGAAGAAGAGGGATGTGGTAAGCAAATAAACGGTTTCTCAAAGAAGATCGCTGGTGCCTTTCCTGCCAGCAGGAATGCCTGGCCATGGATAGCGTTACTTGCCTACACTTATGGATCCTCAAATCTCTTCAAGTGCGGTGGCACCTTGATCACCACGAGACACGTTCTCACAGCTGCTCATTGTATTCGCGATGAACT GTCCTTTGTGCGTTTAGGCGAGCATGATCTCTCCACAGAAACAGATACTAAGCTTGTTGATATTAATGTAGTCAAG AAAGTAGTTCATCCACAATTCAATAGTCTCAGTGGTCGTGCTGACCTTGCGATTGTCTATTTGGAACGTAACGTGGATTTTATGGATTTAATAGTGCCCATTTGTTTACCTACTTCTCCGACCTTACGATCAAAGTCCTTTGTGGATTTATATCCCACCATCATTGGGTGGAGCAAAACTCAAGAGGAATGCCAATCTGTGAATATTTTAACTGCAAATCAAGTACCAGTTTGGGAAAACAAAGTCTGCCGAGATAGTTATGCCAAATTCAATCGAAGTTATACTGAGGATCAGTTTGATGGCGCCACTATATGCGCCGGAAATATGGGAGGTGGCAAGGATTCCTGTCTAGCCGATCCTGGGGGTCCGATAATGATTCCCGAaagatatgaaaataattttagatTCTACCTGATTGGAGTTATGGCTTACGGCTGTGAATGTACCACGAAAAATGCGCCTGCTATTTATACGAGCACACAATACTTCATGGACTGGATAATCGAGAAGGTGGAGGACACGCCATGA
- the LOC117572126 gene encoding uncharacterized protein LOC117572126 yields the protein MKLTPCEVITLTIAFVYLATPTLGYSNNSQELETPTTPSPLTNNSCILSTGSLGECVDVRKCPTILNELKMKKTDPEFVRYVRDSNLICGQLGHNVCCPKEDTLVDPLPRRLPTQEEKCGKQKKFSFKKIIGGSPAKKGAWPWIALLAYDYGFSHAFKCGGTLITSRHVLTAAHCILDELTFVRLGEHDLSTDTETRHVDINVVKKVKHPHFNRRNGRSDLAILYLERNVEFTDLIVPICLPNSPQLLAKSYVDANPFVIGWGKTQEGGQSANILNELQVPVWENDVCRESYAKLNRSFTEDQFDSAILCAGDLQGGKDSCQGDSGGPLMSPEFGKNGVRYFLIGVVAYGYGCARPNAPGVYTSTQHFMDWIIEKVHETPICKANENIFKMKCMSCVIFMMINFISLGMSILGRSNSLRTTMTTSTTRSPKSKNETHVESCFISPGELGECVDVRSCPPIVDELKIKLVEPGFARYVKASNFICGKVGKKVCCPIVRRRLPTEEEGCGQPNILSFRKIIDGNVAEKGAWPWIALLGYNDGTSSPFKCGGTLITDRHIVTAAHCIRDELAFVRLGEHDLSTDAETHHIDIKVIKSECHPEYNPRNSRSDIAIIHLERNIEFTDLIMPICMPNSPSLRVKSYVGESSFVIGWGKTQEGGKTAAVLNQLKIPIVDNEVCRNCYDKLDRYFTVDQFDKAVLCAGYLRGGYDTCQGDSGGPLMSAEDFRGSKRFYLIGVVSYGFGCGRSNAPGVYSSTQYCMDWIIKKLEERP from the exons ATGAAGTTAACTCCGTGTGAAGTGATCACGTTAACGATCGCATTTGTCTAccttgccacgcccactttggGGTACTCAAATAACTCACAAG AATTGGAGACTCCAACGACTCCATCGCCACTCACAAACAACAGTTGCATATTATCAACAGGATCACTTGGCGAGTGTGTTG ATGTCAGAAAATGTCCGACCATACTGAATgagttgaaaatgaaaaagaccGATCCGGAATTTGTCAGATATGTGAGAGATTCGAATTTGATTTGCGGACAACTTGGTCACAATGTCTGTTGTCCCAAAGAGGACACTTTAGTGGATCCACTTCCACGTCGCTTGCCCACCCAGGAAGAGAAATGTGGTAAGCAAAAGAAGTTCAGTTTCAAGAAGATAATTGGAGGCAGTCCTGCCAAGAAAGGTGCCTGGCCATGGATTGCGCTACTTGCCTACGATTACGGTTTTTCACACGCCTTCAAGTGCGGTGGCACTTTGATAACATCAAGACACGTTTTGACAGCAGCTCATTGTATACTTGATGAATT GACCTTTGTGCGCTTAGGCGAGCACGATCTCTCCACGGATACGGAGACTCGACATGTGGACATCAATGTTGTCAAG AAAGTAAAACATCCACATTTCAATAGGCGCAACGGTCGCAGTGATTTAGCGATCTTGTATTTGGAACGCAACGTGGAATTTACGGACTTAATTGTTCCCATTTGCTTGCCTAACTCTCCTCAATTACTTGCAAAATCCTATGTGGATGCTAATCCCTTTGTCATTGGCTGGGGCAAGACTCAGGAAGGAGGTCAATCTgccaatattttaaatgagcTGCAAGTGCCCGTTTGGGAAAATGACGTCTGCCGAGAAAGTTATGCCAAACTGAATCGTAGTTTTACTGAGGATCAGTTTGATAGCGCCATTCTCTGTGCGGGAGATCTGCAAGGTGGCAAGGATTCCTGTCAAGGGGACTCTGGTGGTCCGCTAATGTCCCCTGAATTTGGTAAAAATGGTGTCAGATACTTTCTCATCGGAGTTGTGGCTTATGGTTATGGTTGTGCTAGACCAAATGCTCCCGGTGTGTATACGAGCACACAACACTTTATGGACTGGATAATCGAGAAGGTGCACGAGACGCCT ATTTGTAAAGCGAATGagaatatattcaaaatgaagtGCATGTCATGTGTGATCTTTATGATGATCAATTTTATCAGTCTTGGCATGTCAATTTTGGGGCGGTCCAATAGCTTGCGAA caacaatgacaacTTCAACCACAAGATCACCAAAATCGAAAAATGAGACCCACGTTGAAAGCTGTTTTATATCTCCCGGTGAGCTTGGAGAATGTGTTG ATGTCAGAAGCTGTCCGCCCATAGTAGATGAGCTAAAGATTAAACTTGTCGAACCCGGCTTTGCTAGATATGTGAAAGCTTCGAATTTCATCTGTGGCAAGGTTGGAAAAAAGGTCTGCTGTCCCATTGTGAGGCGTCGTTTGCCCACCGAGGAAGAAGGATGCGGTCAACCGAACATTTTAAGCTTCAGGAAGATCATCGACGGTAATGTGGCTGAAAAGGGCGCCTGGCCATGGATTGCACTGTTGGGCTACAACGATGGCACCTCTTCGCCTTTCAAGTGTGGTGGCACCTTGATCACCGATCGGCACATTGTGACTGCTGCACATTGTATACGAGATGAGCT cgCCTTTGTGCGTCTGGGCGAACACGATCTGAGCACGGATGCGGAGACTCATCATATTGATATTAAAGTGATCAAG TCAGAGTGCCATCCGGAGTATAATCCTCGCAATAGTCGCAGCGATATAGCGATCATTCATTTGGAACGCAACATCGAGTTTACGGACCTAATCATGCCCATTTGCATGCCTAATTCTCCCAGCTTGCGTGTCAAGTCCTATGTGGGTGAATCTTCATTTGTCATTGGCTGGGGTAAAACTCAGGAAGGTGGCAAAACGGCAGCGGTGTTGAATCAGCTAAAGATACCGATCGTGGATAACGAAGTGTGTCGCAATTGTTACGACAAGTTGGATCGTTACTTTACTGTGGATCAATTCGATAAGGCTGTTCTCTGTGCTGGTTATCTTCGAGGTGGCTACGACACCTGCCAAGGCGACTCCGGTGGTCCGTTAATGAGCGCCGAAGATTTTCGAGGAAGCAAAAGATTCTATCTCATTGGGGTCGTGTCTTACGGCTTTGGTTGCGGAAGATCAAATGCCCCCGGAGTGTATTCAAGCACACAG